Proteins encoded in a region of the Onychostoma macrolepis isolate SWU-2019 chromosome 20, ASM1243209v1, whole genome shotgun sequence genome:
- the si:ch211-191a24.4 gene encoding MARVEL domain-containing protein 3, whose protein sequence is MSQPPRNHRPQRERNGGHDSERRDREPRSRRDNPSDRSSSERSSSQPPYYPRGSQRHVRSAPREHRESKCSHICSRRGIVLICAVLTNVLVLICVVSAHMSQLGMSALGMGGTSFIDAIIPFEGVELQQVRELDMQFGQLRAPGVYGGVAFSLTFGALSLLFIVSSSKPSHMLPRRLLIGQLAFQIIGAVAYVVAVGLYLHFVISVNSTEVCVRRERLYARNGYTWMNCNVNGGDAAVALFGIITAILYAVGTFLTGQTIQDVNHYFKERDRYEAERREQPRGPLKTPLNPDTYV, encoded by the exons ATGAGCCAGCCGCCCAGAAACCATCGtccgcagagagagagaaatggggGACACGATAGTGAGAGGCGAGACCGAGAGCCCCGCAGCCGTCGAGACAATCCTAGTGACCGATCAAGCAGTGAGAG GTCATCTAGCCAGCCACCGTACTACCCCAGAGGTTCTCAGAGACATGTGAGGAGCGCTCCTCGAGAGCACCGGGAGTCAAAGTGCTCTCACATCTGTTCCAGGAGAG GTATTGTGTTAATATGCGCCGTCCTGACCAATGTGTTGGTGCTCATCTGCGTGGTGTCCGCTCACATGTCGCAGCTGGGCATGTCTGCGCTGGGTATGGGCGGAACGAGCTTCATTGATGCCATCATTCCTTTTGAGGGGGTGGAGCTGCAGCAGGTGCGTGAGCTTGACATGCAGTTCGGACAGCTGAGAGCACCAGGAGTCTATGGTGGTGTGGCCTTCAGCCTCACCTTTGGTGCACTTTCACTCCTATTCATAGTGTCCAGCAGCAAACCCAGCCACATGCTTCCACGGAGGCTCCTGATTGGACAGTTAGCTTTCCAGATCATTGGTGCAGTGGCTTACGTGGTTGCGGTAGGTTTGTATCTGCACTTCGTGATCTCGGTGAACTCAACCGAGGTGTGTGTTCGGCGTGAACGACTGTATGCTCGTAATGGATATACCTGGATGAACTGTAACGTGAATGGTGGGGATGCAGCTGTCGCACTTTTTGGAATTATAACCGCAATTCTGTATGCTGTTGGGACCTTTTTAACGGGACAAACAATCCAGGATGTCAATCATTACTTTAAGGAGCGTGACCGCTATGAAGCTGAACGCAGAGAACAACCCAGAGGTCCTCTGAAAACACCTCTTAATCCTGACACTTATGTCTGA